From a region of the Danio aesculapii chromosome 4, fDanAes4.1, whole genome shotgun sequence genome:
- the LOC130222678 gene encoding uncharacterized protein LOC130222678 gives MASEKSFHSRMFFLCPVCKKAPHSLPGHLREVCMRNSTKAEIQAVVIEAKKELSEFCHRGRFWEFGKIRDILDSTNPLARMIAEMQSRGLVINNLPSLLSEPAQSTTSSVSQSSGEGAEGPVEPPNEPLSDESSGEYYQSTVGPKWTSSVRVEMVKKGLYNKHSIDHPLLAGFNKYLLTDLGYKNSKQVVETVSRFLHYMDPTEPNLMFVRQVEKVQEYFNILSDTKLSKWTVFNYSKSLKRFMTYIITSTDVRHNNPALFQDYKRVMETLYGIQSGMSKKLSMEVTGKKSEFGKEMLPKDCLVVLEAAFKDFQAVICKMQGPGAITGDCLTKNERLLVLYYLEALVMLKLLQRPGVVTHMTVEDWEGRSRIENGVCVAVKEHKVPLSHEQELWFDLYFNEVRPVMLQENRSGDDVAVDSFFVSSSGRSIYNPSNDLKRLHDKYSLLSVTFGDAQRVFEAAAQNLKSEVERNVVARLFGQPETAERNYRKRTSSDAFLALSVLDQLAGKTRQRSSRASSQETKVDEETAYKTLEQFCPVTLEGPPPKRARRNELCGSEHERHCYDRWRSEQLKLREQHALEHFAGQQPSESKINRWMDKQGWTSNVPQASVVLKQWKPVARLDLVVDRLERTDCQTRP, from the exons ATGGCTTCTGAAAA ATCCTTTCACAGCAGGATGTTTTTCCTCTGCCCTGTGTGCAAAAAGGCTCCTCACTCTCTTCCTGGGCATCTCAGGGAGGTGTGTATGAGGAACAGCACAAAGGCAGAGATCCAGGCAGTCGTCATAGAGGCCAAGAAGGAGTTGTCCGAATTCTGTCACAGAGGACGTTTCTGGGAGTTTGGAAAAATTCGTGACATATTGGACTCTACTAATCCTCTGGCCAG GATGATTGCGGAGATGCAGTCAAGGGGGTTGGTGATTAATAACTTACCTTCACTCCTCTCGGAACCAGCTCAATCGACTACATCTTCTGTGTCTCAAAGCTCTGGAGAAGGTGCAGAAGGTCCAGTTGAGCCTCCAAATGAGCCCTTATCTGACGAGAGCTCTGGAGAGTACTATCAGAG cactGTTGGACCGAAGTGGACCTCTTCTGTGAGGGTGGAGATGGTCAAAAAAGGCTTGTACAATAAGCACTCCATTGACCACCCCCTTCTAGCAGGATTTAATAAGTACCTGCTCACTGACCTAGGatataaaaacagcaaacaaGTA GTGGAAACAGTGTCCAGGTTCTTGCATTACATGGACCCGACTGAGCCAAACCTGATGTTTGTTCGGCAGGTGGAGAAAGTGCAAGAGTACTTTAACATCTTGTCAGATACAAAGCTCTCAAAATGGACAGTGTTTAACTACTCGAAGAGTCTCAAGAG ATTCATGACCTACATTATTACCTCCACGGATGTTCGCCACAACAATCCAGCTCTGTTCCAGGACTATAAAAGAGTTATGGAAACGCTGTATGGAATACAGAGTGGCATGTCCAAAAAATTGAGCATGGAGGTCACAGGAAAAAAATCTGAGTTTGGCAAGGAAATGTTGCCAAAGGACTGCCTTGTTGTTTTGGAGGCTGCATTCAAAGATTTCCAGGCCGTGATATGCAAAATGCAGGGTCCAGGAGCCATCACAGGGGACTGTTTGACTAAAAATGAACGGCTGCTTGTCCTCTACTACCTTGAGGCTCTTGTCATGCTGAAGCTACTTCAGCGGCCTGGAGTAGTGACACACATGACt GTTGAGGATTGGGAGGGGAGAAGCCGGATAGAGAATGGTGTCTGTGTTGCAGTGAAGGAGCACAAAGTACCGTTGTCACACGAACAGGAACTT TGGTTTGACTTGTACTTCAATGAGGTGCGGCCAGTAATGCTGCAAGAAAACCGATCCGGCGACGATGTGGCAGTTGATTCATTTTTTGTGTCAAGTAGTGGGAGATCGATTTATAATCCCTCCAATGACTTAAAAAGACTACATGACAA ATACAGTCTCCTCAGTGTGACCTTTGGTGATGCCCAGAGAGTGTTTGAGGCAGCAGCACAAAACCTGAAGTCAGAAGTGGAGAGAAATGTGGTGGCACGGCTGTTTGGGCAGCCAGAAACAGCTGAAAGGAACTACAGGAAGAGAACATCTTCAGATGCATTTCTGGCTTTAAGTGTGCTAGATCAGCTTGCTGGAAAAACACG ACAAAGGTCCAGTAGAGCTTCCAGCCAAGAGACAAAGGTGGACGAGGAGACAGCCTACAaaactcttgagcagttctgtccAGTGACTCTGGAGGGGCCTCCTCCAAAAAGGGCACGCAGGAATGAGCTGTGTGGCTCAGAACATGAGAGGCACTGCTATGACCGCTGGCGTAGCGAGCAGCTCAAGCTGCGTGAACAGCATGCTCTTG AACATTTTGCTGGACAGCAGCCATCAGAATCCAAAATAAACCGCTGGATGGACAAACAAGGGTGGACGTCAAATGTCCCACAGGCTTCAGTGGTTCTGAAGCAGTGGAAGCCTGTTGCCAGGTTGGACTTGGTCGTCGACAGGCTGGAAAGGACTGACTGTCAGACCCGTCCCTGA